From the Deinococcus sonorensis KR-87 genome, the window GTGGACGGGCGGCACGGCCCAGGTCACCGATGTGCAGAAGAGCGGTGAGGTGATCTGGCATACCCTGGCCGGCGACCTACCCGCGCCGGAGGCCGAGGTCGAGGGGCAGCTCGACTGGACCCGCCGCTACCGTCATACCCAGCGCCACAGCGCCGAACACCTGCTGGCCCAGGCCTTCCACCGGCTCAACCCGGCGTTCGGCGTCCGGGCAGTCAGCATGCGCGGCGCGGAATGCACCCTGGACCTGGCTGGGCAGCCGTCAGAAGCGCACGCACGGCAGGCGGAACAGCTGCTGATGGAGCGGCTGCGCGACGGGCTGACGCTCGACACTGTGATGGTGGAAGGCAGTGACCTGCAGCGCTTTCCGCTGCGGCGGCCACCGCAGGTGGAAGGGCCGGTGCGGGTGGTGCTGTTCCGGGCCGCGGACGGCGAGATCTGGGAAGCGAGCGCGTGCGGCGGCACCCACCTGCCGCGCGCCGAGCAGGCCGCCCCGGTGTTCATCACCCGGCTGGACCACATCAAAGGCGGCCTGACCCGCGTCACCTTTATGGCTGGCGAGGAGGCGACCGAGCGGCTCACCCGAGTGTATCGGCAGAGCCAGCAGTTGAGCCGGGACTTTTCCAGCAGCCTGGAAGACCTCCCAGTACGGGTGGCCGAGCAGCGCAGCACGCTGCTGGACCTGCGCTCAGACCTGGAGCGGACCCAGCGTCAGCTGGCGCGGCACCTGCTGCAGGAGGCGGTGGGGCAGCCGTGGCCCGGGACGTCGGCCACGTTCCGCCTGCTGGAGCTTCCGACAGCAACGCTGCTGAAGGCGGCCACTGAGGAAGCCCGCACCCTGACCGATTCACTGACTTTGCTGTGGACCACCGAAGGCCGCTGCGCACTGGTCAGCGATGTGGCAGAGGCGCCAGCCCAGGTGCTGCTGGCCCGCCTGCTGAGTAGCTGTGGCGGGCGGGGGGGCGGCAAGCCCGAGCTGGCACAGGGCGCCATGCCTGACCCCGCAGCTTTCGTGGAGACGGTCCGGAACTGGTACGCTCAGGCCCATGAAAGTTGACCTGTCCGACTTCCGGGTGCGTCCCGGGGAGCCCGTGAAGCTCAAACACCTCGACACTCACGCGCCAGACGGGCTGTCCTCCGAGCAGGCGGCCGTGCAGACGGCGCAGTGGCAGGAGCGGCTGGCGCGCCTGCAGGACCGGTTGTATGCCGAAGCGAAGCAGAGCCTGCTGGTGGTGCTGCAGGCACGGGATGCCGGGGGCAAGGACGGCACCGTCAAACATGTGTTCGAGGCGGTCAATCCGCAGGGCATCATCGTTACCAGTTTCAAGGTCCCCTCCGAGCAGGAACGTGCCCACGACTTTTTGTGGCGCATCCACGCCCATACCCCAGCGGCGGGCATGATCGCAGTGTTCAACCGCTCGCACTACGAGGACGTGCTGGTCACGCGGGTTCACGAACTGATCGACAAGAAGGAAGTGCATCGCCGCTACCAGCAGATCTGCGATTTCGAGGCGATGCTGTCCAGCCAGGGCACTCGGGTGCTCAAGCTCTACCTGCATATCAGCAAGGATGAGCAGCGGAAACGGTTGCAAGACCGCCTGGACGACCCTGAGAAACGCTGGAAGTTCAATCCAGCTGACCTGGAAGAGCGCGCGCGGTGGTCCGACTACACCGATGCCTACCAGGACACCCTGGAGGCCACCAGTACCGAGGTGGCTCCGTGGTACGTGATCCCTGCAGACCAGAAGTGGTACCGCAATCTGCTGATTTCAAAGCTTCTGGTCCGTACCCTGGAAGACATGGACCCCCGTTATCCAACATCCAAGTTGGATCTGGAGTCCATACAGATTGATTGACAGGAACACCAACGAAAAGGACCCCACCAAGTGATTGGTGGGGTCGTGTATTGAGACGTGGAGCGGGAGACGAGATTCGAACTCGCGACATCTACCTTGGCAAGGTAGTGCTCTACCAGCTGAGCTACTCCCGCAATAAAAAAACCCCCGCGCCGACCTACTCTTCCGGGATGCTGCCATCCAAGTACCATTGGCGCAGCTGCGTTTCACGACCCAGTTCGGCATGGGGTGGGGTGGTTCCGCAGCGCTGTGAGCACGGGGGTATCTGCTGTTATCACTAACAGGACTGGATTGTCATGGGGTG encodes:
- a CDS encoding alanyl-tRNA editing protein: MTPTATQRLYWSRPLDQRFTARVLAVDGPRVAMDRTLFYPEGGGQNADAGQLQWTGGTAQVTDVQKSGEVIWHTLAGDLPAPEAEVEGQLDWTRRYRHTQRHSAEHLLAQAFHRLNPAFGVRAVSMRGAECTLDLAGQPSEAHARQAEQLLMERLRDGLTLDTVMVEGSDLQRFPLRRPPQVEGPVRVVLFRAADGEIWEASACGGTHLPRAEQAAPVFITRLDHIKGGLTRVTFMAGEEATERLTRVYRQSQQLSRDFSSSLEDLPVRVAEQRSTLLDLRSDLERTQRQLARHLLQEAVGQPWPGTSATFRLLELPTATLLKAATEEARTLTDSLTLLWTTEGRCALVSDVAEAPAQVLLARLLSSCGGRGGGKPELAQGAMPDPAAFVETVRNWYAQAHES
- a CDS encoding polyphosphate kinase 2 family protein yields the protein MKVDLSDFRVRPGEPVKLKHLDTHAPDGLSSEQAAVQTAQWQERLARLQDRLYAEAKQSLLVVLQARDAGGKDGTVKHVFEAVNPQGIIVTSFKVPSEQERAHDFLWRIHAHTPAAGMIAVFNRSHYEDVLVTRVHELIDKKEVHRRYQQICDFEAMLSSQGTRVLKLYLHISKDEQRKRLQDRLDDPEKRWKFNPADLEERARWSDYTDAYQDTLEATSTEVAPWYVIPADQKWYRNLLISKLLVRTLEDMDPRYPTSKLDLESIQID